The genomic window CAAGTGCGCCGGAAGCGATCCGGCCTCCAGGTTCGAGCGTGAAGTGGTACATGGGGCGATAGCCGTACGTCCTGGTGATCACCTCCTGCCAGAGGCCGTGGTGGTAGATCGAACCGCACGGGTGCCCCTCGATGAAGGTGTCCCATCCGTCGGGAGGCTGTTCTTTTACTATAATTTTCATTTGTCTTCTATCTTGGCTGATCGATTCCGAGCGCGGGCCCGGAGTAAACGATTCGCTCGAGCGAGGCGCGGGGGTCGGACTGGCGCGGCCGCGTTACCGAGAAACGCCGGGGAACCGGCGCTACCTGTACTTCAAGAACCAATAAACGCGCCTGACGAAATCAAAGAGCGTGATGGCGTCCACATCCACGGAAATCGCCAGCGCGCTCCGGTATCTCCCGGGCCAGCGCCAGAACCGGAGCACCGGGCCGTTCGCCTGCCGGACGACATTCAGGAGCCCGCGATGAGACAGGTCCCGGGGATGACAACCGTTCAAGACGGACGCGACCATGTAGGGGTCCGCGCAGGATTCGACCGGGAATCCTTCCTTTTTTAGACACAGTACGGTTTCCGAGCCGCAATCCTGCGACACGCCGACGACGGGTCTCAAAGGAGCCTCCACGACAAAAGTGCCGTTCCCGTTGTGTTCCAAAAACTCCATCCTCCCGTCGGGATGCTGAAGAACCAGGCAATGATCGTCGCTTATGTTGGTTTCCACCGTGTATTTGCCGCAGTTTTCCACGATGCTGCGAAATTCGAACGCGGCGCGCTTCTTCCACCACTTGCCGATGTCGTCCAGGGACGCAATCCACACGTCACCGTGACTGCGGGCTTTTTGCAGGAGCTTCTCCAGCGGTTCTGAAACATAGGGAACCCGCTCGGGATGGAAGATGAAATTGAAGAGCTCCCCGTCGCGATGCGCTCCGTCGAGCATGTCCAGCCAGATGCGCGCCAGTTTCGCGCTGTCTTGAATCTTGATCCGATCGATCAACATTTCATCGTCGGGCAGCGACACGGGAATATCGACGCAGCCGCAACGCAGGAAGGGAATCGAGGGTTCATCCGAATGGCGCTTGCCCGTGTAGAATCCTTCAAGGAGATTACGGGCGCTGTCGCTCCCGTTCACGAGGCTGCTGCAGCTTTCCTCCCTGGAAAGCATGCAGGTATTGCTCACCCACACCAGGTCGCTGTCCACCGCGGCTTTGGGGGTATCGTCGTTGAACCGGAGAAAAGGAGCCCTGAAGCCCCCGATCCGTATGCCGAGTCTCCGGAATTCCTCCACTCCCCTCCTGATCTCCTCGGTCTGGTCCCGCCTGCTCAGGAGGGCGTGGTCGATGTGATGGTAGCCATGGAGGCAGAGGTCGATCTCGTGCGTCGAAATCAAGTCCACCAGGCACTTGTGATGGTCGAGCAGGTCGGCGGTGATGAAAAATGACGGCTTGCAGCCATACCGGCCGCTGACCTCCACGATCCGCCGCATCGCCTGAATCGACCTCCGGTGGGTCATGCCGAACCTTTCCAGAAGCATAAACATCCGGCCGATCAGATTGATCGCCCCTTTTGATTCGATCAAGTGCCTGAAATAATTCATCGACTTTCGATCCTATGGCGATGGGTGGCGAGCATGGCCGAGGACAACCGGCAATTCCCGATGAGCTCTCCGAGATCATCGCAAGACTCGATCGCGCGCCGGTCGGGCGCACCTGTACCCCCTCACGGTACCGGAGGGTCCACGCGCCGCGAGGTGCCTCAGTGATCCGAGAAAAAAGTCTTGATTCCATCGATAACCCTTGCCTGCTGCTCAGCTTGCAGGGTGGGGTACATGGGCAGGGACAGTATCTCTTTGGCGACCTTCTCCGAAACCGGGAAATCCCCCTCCCTGTAACCGATTCCCGCATAAGCCTTTTGAAGATGAAGGGGAACGGGATAGTGCAACCCGCAAACGATCCCGTTTTCGGAAAGGTACTTGAGCACGTCGTCTCTGAACCGGGTGCGCACGACGTACAGGTGGTAGACCGCGCGGCTCCATGACGGCTCAATGGGCGCGATGAGCCCGTTGGAGGCGGAGAGGA from Syntrophobacter fumaroxidans MPOB includes these protein-coding regions:
- a CDS encoding polysaccharide deacetylase family protein, whose translation is MNYFRHLIESKGAINLIGRMFMLLERFGMTHRRSIQAMRRIVEVSGRYGCKPSFFITADLLDHHKCLVDLISTHEIDLCLHGYHHIDHALLSRRDQTEEIRRGVEEFRRLGIRIGGFRAPFLRFNDDTPKAAVDSDLVWVSNTCMLSREESCSSLVNGSDSARNLLEGFYTGKRHSDEPSIPFLRCGCVDIPVSLPDDEMLIDRIKIQDSAKLARIWLDMLDGAHRDGELFNFIFHPERVPYVSEPLEKLLQKARSHGDVWIASLDDIGKWWKKRAAFEFRSIVENCGKYTVETNISDDHCLVLQHPDGRMEFLEHNGNGTFVVEAPLRPVVGVSQDCGSETVLCLKKEGFPVESCADPYMVASVLNGCHPRDLSHRGLLNVVRQANGPVLRFWRWPGRYRSALAISVDVDAITLFDFVRRVYWFLKYR